A genome region from Triticum aestivum cultivar Chinese Spring chromosome 2B, IWGSC CS RefSeq v2.1, whole genome shotgun sequence includes the following:
- the LOC543101 gene encoding methylmalonate-semialdehyde dehydrogenase [acylating], mitochondrial, whose product MLRAVLLRSASGLRRSPMAAPLSTAAASWLAEGTSPSPPRVRLLIGGDFVESRATEHVDVTNPATQEVVSRIPLTTADEFSAAVDAARTAFPGWRNTPVTARQRIMFKYQELIRANMDKLAENITTEQGKTLKDAWGDVFRGLEVVEHACGMGSLQMGEYVSNVSHGIDTFSIREPLGVCAGICPFNFPAMIPLWMFPIAVTCGNTFVLKPSEKDPGAAMMLAELAMEAGLPKGVLNIVHGTHDVVNNICDDEAIKAVSFVGSNTAGMHIYSRASASGKRVQCNMGAKNHAIILPDADRDATLNALIAAGFGAAGQRCMALSTAVFVGGSEPWEDELVKRASSLVVNTGTANDADLGPVISRQAKDRICKLVQSGADSGARLVLDGREIVVPQFEDGNFIGPTVLADVKSDMECYQEEIFGPVLLLMKAESLDDAIQIVNRNKYGNGASIFTTSGVSARKFQTDIEAGQVGINVPIPVPLPFFSFTGSKASFAGDLNFYGKAGVQFFTQIKTITQQWKESSPQRVSLSMPTSQK is encoded by the exons ATGCTTCGCGCCGTCCTCCTCCGCTCAG CCTCCGGCCTCCGCCGGTCACCGATGGCCGCCCCGctatccaccgccgccgcctcgtggctcGCCGAGGGGACCTCGCCGTCGCCG CCCAGGGTGCGCCTCCTCATCGGCGGCGACTTCGTCGAGTCGAGGGCCACCGAGCACGTCGACGTCACCAATCCC GCGACGCAGGAGGTGGTGTCCCGGATCCCGCTCACCACCGCCGACGAGTTCAGCGCCGCGGTGGACGCTGCCAGGACCGCCTTCCCTGGCTGGCGGAACACGCCGGTCACGGCGCGGCAGCGCATCATGTTCAAATACCAGGAGCTCATCCGGGCCAACATG GATAAGCTGGCAGAGAACATTACAACCGAGCAGGGAAAGACGCTGAAAGATGCTTGGGGTGATGTATTCCGTGGTCTAG AGGTGGTGGAGCATGCTTGTGGAATGGGGTCACTGCAAATGGGCGAATACGTATCTAATGTTTCTCATGGGATTGACACCTTCAGTATTAGGGAGCCACTTGGTGTATGTGCTGGGATATGCCCATTCAATTTCCCTGCCATGATTCCCCTATGG ATGTTCCCCATAGCTGTTACTTGTGGCAATACTTTTGTTCTAAAGCCATCAGAAAAGGATCCAG GGGCTGCTATGATGCTTGCGGAGCTAGCGATGGAGGCTGGTTTACCAAAGGGTGTGTTGAACATTGTTCATGGTACCCAT GATGTTGTCAACAACATTTGTGATGACGAGGCTATTAAGGCAGTATCATTTGTTGGTTCCAATACA GCAGGTATGCATATATATTCTAGAGCATCTGCGAGTGGGAAGCGTGTTCAG TGTAACATGGGTGCAAAGAATCATGCCATTATCCTTCCTGATGCTGATCGAGATGCCACATTGAATGCCCTTATTGCTGCCGGTTTTGGTGCAGCTGGGCAAAGGTGCATGGCATTGAGCACTGCTGTTTTTGTTGGAGGTTCAGAACCATG GGAGGATGAACTAGTCAAACGTGCAAGCAGCCTTGTAGTTAATACCGGAACAGCTAATGATGCAGATCTTGGTCCAGTGATCAGTAGACAG GCCAAGGACCGCATCTGCAAGTTAGTCCAAAGTGGTGCTGACAGTGGTGCTCGACTTGTGCTGGATGGGAGGGAGATCGTG GTTCCTCAATTTGAGGATGGCAACTTTATTGGTCCAACTGTGTTGGCTGATGTTAAAAGTGATATGGAGTGTTACCAG GAGGAAATTTTTGGTCCAGTTCTTCTCTTGATGAAG GCAGAGAGCCTAGATGATGCCATACAAATTGTAAACAGAAACAA GTATGGCAATGGGGCTTCCATCTTTACCACATCTGGTGTCTCGGCAAGGAAATTTCAGACGGACATTGAAGCTGGCCAG GTGGGTATCAACGTGCCAATCCCAGTACCCCTGCCATTCTTCTCCTTCACGGGCAGCAAAGCTTCCTTCGCAGGAGACTTGAATTTCTACG GCAAGGCGGGCGTGCAGTTCTTCACCCAGATCAAGACCATCACGCAGCAGTGGAAGGAGTCGTCTCCCCAGCGCGTTTCTCTCTCCATGCCCACCTCGCAGAAGTGA